AACAAATAATGAAATTAGCTCAATTATTTTCAGATTTTGAAGAAGAGTTGGTTAGACAAGGAGAGGAAGCTGAAAGCCTCTCTTTTGTCTATCGTAGCCTAAAAAATCTCTCTTTTACGGACTTTGTCTTTGCTCTTCAGCAGGAAGTGACAAAAGAGGAAGAAAATTTTGTAGAAGAAATTTACCAGCAGTTAGTGGCTCACAAACCGGCGCAGTACATCATTGGTCACGCAGATTTCTTTGGAATGCAGTTAAAAGTGGATGAGCGGGTTTTGATTCCTCGTCCAGAAACAGAAGAGTTGGTGGAACTTATCCTAGTCGAAAATCTTGAGGATAAGCTTAAGGTCCTAGATATCGGAACTGGAAGTGGCGCCATAGCTCTCGCATTAGCAAAAAACAGACCAGATTGGTCAGTGACAGCAGCAGATATTTCCCAAGATGCCTTAGAGCTTGCATCAGAGAATGCTAAAAATCAAAATCTTAATATATTTTTTAAAAAATCTGATTGTTTTGCAGAAATTTCTGAAAAATATGATATAATTGTATCCAATCCACCCTATATCTCTCGTGAAGATGAGTCAGAGGTTGGTTTGAATGTTTTGCATTCAGAACCTCATC
This window of the Streptococcus sp. D7B5 genome carries:
- the prmC gene encoding peptide chain release factor N(5)-glutamine methyltransferase, which codes for MKLAQLFSDFEEELVRQGEEAESLSFVYRSLKNLSFTDFVFALQQEVTKEEENFVEEIYQQLVAHKPAQYIIGHADFFGMQLKVDERVLIPRPETEELVELILVENLEDKLKVLDIGTGSGAIALALAKNRPDWSVTAADISQDALELASENAKNQNLNIFFKKSDCFAEISEKYDIIVSNPPYISREDESEVGLNVLHSEPHLALFADEDGLAIYRRIAEDAKDYLTDGGKIYLEIGYKQGQSVPALFRKYLPEKRVRTLKDQFGQDRMVVVDDGQD